A window of Fibrobacter sp. genomic DNA:
TCGTGGGCCCGGGATGCGTGATTATGCGCGGGGCTACGCTCGGCGCGGGCTGCGTGCTCGAGGCCAACGTGACCGTCTACCCGAATGTGGTCGTGGGCGAGAACTGCGTGTTCCAGGCGGGCGCCGTTGTCGGATCGCGCGGATTCGGTTTTTATGAATATGGCGGCGTGCGTCGGCCTGTCCCGCACCCTGCTGGGGTACGCATCGGGCATGATTGCAGCTTCGGTGCGAATTCCGTGGTGGCCGCCGGCTTCCTTACCCCCACCACGATTGGCGACCATTGCCATTTCGATTCGTTTGTACAGATTGCCCATAACTGCCGCCTCGGGAACAACATCTACATGGCGTCGCAATCCGCCGTCGCGGGTTCCGTGATTGTGGAAGACGATGTGGAATTCGCCGGCGGCGCGAAGGCGGCCGGGCACCTCACCATCGGGAAGGGCGCCCGCATTGCAGCGAAGGCGGGTGTCACCAAGAGTGTCCCTGCGGGCCGCACCGTCTCCGGGTTCCCTGCCGATGAAATTTCCCGCTGGCGCCGTTCCATGGTAAGGCTCCGCCAGATGGGGGAGAAGTAGCATGCCTGTAAAGTCTATCGAGTTTTCTTCGCCATCGCTCTCGTCCAGAAACGCCACTGTGCGTGTCGACCTGCTGGAACGCGACCCGAATAGGGAAGCGCGTGTCTGCTGGAATGTCGCGGGAGAGCGGTTCTATTCCACCGACGCCCTGCATTGTTACGGCGAGCTGGAATACAGCGTGGCGCGTACTTCAATTTATACAAAACCGGGCCTGAACAGCAGGCTTTCCCTGAGTTCTCCGGAGCATCTCGCTCCCGTGTTCCTCGCATGGCCCGAACTGCGGTTCGACGTCCATGCCGAAGAAATTCCCATGATGGATGGGAGCGCTTTGCCGTTCTTCCATGCGTTACGCCGCATTGCCGGTGTCCCGCAGGCGCTTCGCTTTTACGACGCTCCCGTGGAACATTCCTGGGAACTCCCGCGCGGGTATGTGAAGGTTTCCCCTTCGGATACTTTCGAGGTGGAGTACGAAATCACTCGGCCCGACGGCTTCTGTTCGGCGGCCAGCCTTTCGGTGTATTCCGCCGAGGACCTCTACAGCGTATTTTCGGCGCGCACGTTCATTTTCAAGGACGATTACGAGGCTGCGCGCGCTGCTGGACTGCTGGGCGGGGTTGACGAGAGCTGCGGAATGCTTCTCGGGGCCGAATCGCGGGTGTATTACCGCATGGACGAGGAACCTGCGCGCCATAAAATTCTAGACTTGTTGGGCGATATCGCCTTCGCATGTCCTGCTTTGCCAAAAGTCCGCATTCAGGTACTGAACGGCGGCCATACCATTCACCATAAAATCATGGAGAAACTCCTGCCTTATGTCTTTACTGGAAACTCTCAAGAAATCTGAAAAAGCTGGTGTCGTTTATGAAGCCGACGTGGTTCATGCCCTGCTTCCGCAGAAGGCCCCGTTTGCCTTTGTGGACGAGGTCCTGAGCCTCGAACTGGGTGACGGCAAGGAAGTTCTCCCGTCCCTGGTGGGCCTTTACCACGTGACCGGCGAGGAGAAGTTCTTCCAGGGTCATTTCCCCGGCAATCCGGTGATGCCGGGCGTGCTCCAGGTGGAATCCATGGCCCAGGCCGCGACGCTCCTCACGATGATTGCCCGCGAGGCCGAAGTGGTGGGCAAGCGCCCGGCGTTCATGGGCATCGAGAACTGCCGCTTCAGGAATCCCGTGCTCCCCGGCATGGACCTGCGCCTCGAAGTGAAGCTCATCTCCGTGCGTCACGGAATCTTCAAGTATGCCGGCAAGGCGTTTTCCGGCGATAAGCTCATGTGCGAAGCCGACTTCGTCGCCGCCATGGTGTAAAAATAGGGGCTCCGGCCCCTATGTATTTTATGCCTGTATGTAAAAAATGAATTTAATTTTCGGGCGCTTTTTACTATATTTTCCCACGAAAAAATTTCTATACCTTAAAAGGAAGGTTAATCATGGCTAGAAAGAAGATTGCACTCGTTGGTGCTGGTCAAATCGGTGGTACAATGGCTCTCG
This region includes:
- a CDS encoding UDP-3-O-(3-hydroxymyristoyl)glucosamine N-acyltransferase, with protein sequence MRPVKLSIVLEWMESEGLLDTSDITQIVKNVPDAFEIAGFASVDLAGDADASFWVGDTVKSETNANGFASSLLGKVHAGLLFVPRGLAVDLSVAPSVGCIVPVENPYHAMVRFLEKFAGEPAGAPFIAESARVHASAVVEGSVGENAVVGPGCVIMRGATLGAGCVLEANVTVYPNVVVGENCVFQAGAVVGSRGFGFYEYGGVRRPVPHPAGVRIGHDCSFGANSVVAAGFLTPTTIGDHCHFDSFVQIAHNCRLGNNIYMASQSAVAGSVIVEDDVEFAGGAKAAGHLTIGKGARIAAKAGVTKSVPAGRTVSGFPADEISRWRRSMVRLRQMGEK
- a CDS encoding UDP-3-O-acyl-N-acetylglucosamine deacetylase — translated: MPVKSIEFSSPSLSSRNATVRVDLLERDPNREARVCWNVAGERFYSTDALHCYGELEYSVARTSIYTKPGLNSRLSLSSPEHLAPVFLAWPELRFDVHAEEIPMMDGSALPFFHALRRIAGVPQALRFYDAPVEHSWELPRGYVKVSPSDTFEVEYEITRPDGFCSAASLSVYSAEDLYSVFSARTFIFKDDYEAARAAGLLGGVDESCGMLLGAESRVYYRMDEEPARHKILDLLGDIAFACPALPKVRIQVLNGGHTIHHKIMEKLLPYVFTGNSQEI
- the fabZ gene encoding 3-hydroxyacyl-ACP dehydratase FabZ; the encoded protein is MSLLETLKKSEKAGVVYEADVVHALLPQKAPFAFVDEVLSLELGDGKEVLPSLVGLYHVTGEEKFFQGHFPGNPVMPGVLQVESMAQAATLLTMIAREAEVVGKRPAFMGIENCRFRNPVLPGMDLRLEVKLISVRHGIFKYAGKAFSGDKLMCEADFVAAMV